The stretch of DNA TCCATTAAGTCGATGGCTTTATCTGGTAAGAAACGATCTGAAATATAACGTGTTGATAATTTTACAGCAGCAATAATTGCTTCATCTTTGATTCCGATTTTGTGGTGCTGTTCGTATTTATCTTTAATCCCACGTAAGATAGAAATTGCCGATTCTTCATCTGGTTCTTCCACCATTACTTTTTGGAAACGACGCTCTAAGGCTTTATCTTTTTCAAAGTATTTCTGATACTCATTTAAGGTTGTCGCACCAATCGAACGTAATTCACCACGTGCTAAAGCTGGTTTTAAGATGTTAGCGGCATCCATAGCGCCTTCACCGCCACCTCCGGCACCAACTAACGTATGAATCTCGTCGATGAATAAGATAATTTCTCCGTTTGCAGAAGTAACTTCTTTCACCACTGCTTTTAAACGTTCTTCGAATTCACCTTTATATTTTGCACCCGCAACCAAAGCTCCCATATCTAAGGAGTAGATTTGTTTGTTCAATAGGTTTTCCGGTACATCGCCATCAATGATACGATGCGCTAATCCTTCGGCGATAGCTGTTTTACCTACTCCTGGTTCACCAATTAAAATCGGGTTATTTTTTGTTCTTCTGGATAAGATTTGCAATACTCGACGGATTTCTACATCACGTCCGATGACAGGATCTAGTTTTCCTTCTTTCGCTAATTCTGTTAAGTTTTTAGCATACTTATTTAAGGAATTGTAAGTTCCTTCTGCATTTTCTGATGTTACGCGTTCTCCTTTTCTCAATTCTGTAATTAATTTTTTGGTGTTATCGAATGTGACACCTTGATCTTTCAGAATTTGACTAGTCGGTGAGACATTCTTAATGATTCCTAATAAAATATGTTCCAACGTAATGAAATCATCTTGCATCTCTTTGGCAAATTGTTGTGCCGATTGTAATACAGCATTGGCGCTGTTGGATAAATGATTTCCTTGTTGTCCTTGTACTTTTGGATACTTTTTAATTTCAGCATCCAATTCATTTTTAATATGCGTAAGGTTTGCACCTTGTTGTTCTAAGATTAATGAAATCACGTTTTCATCCACATCGAACATTCCACTCAAAATGTGGCTTGGTTCGATGGCCTGATTTTGATTCCCTGCTGCAATTTGTTGTGCCGATTGAATCGCCTCACGGCTTTTTATAGTAAACTGATTAAAATCCATTTTTAAAACTTGTATTTAGGTTCTTGTTTGTTTTGATGGTTGGTATAAATCAAAAGGGATTCCAAACTGAAAATGAATCAGTTATACTGACTTTTTGTCGTTTTAATACTAAAAAAGGAGACATTTTGACAAATATCTCCTTTCTGTATTGTATATGTATAATTTTTTAAAATAATCCTTCTACGGATAAATAACGTTCTCCCGTATCATAGTTTACAGTTAATACTTTTGCATCAGCTGGTAAAGATTCTAATTTTTTAGCCACTGCTGCTAATGAAGCTCCTGTTGAAATCCCAACGAATAAACCTTCTTCTTTGGCTGCTTTACGCGCAAATTCATATGCTTCTTCTTTTGAAATTTGAATGGCTTCATCTACTACATTAGTGTCTAAATTTGTTGGAATAAATCCTGCTCCAATTCCTTGGATCGCGTGAGGTCCAGATTGCCCTCCAGAAATAACCGGTGAATCAGCTGGTTCTACGGCAAAAACTTTCGTAGCAGCATTTACTTCTTTTAATGCTTTTCCAATTCCAGTTAAATGTCCACCAGTACCAACACCTGTAATTAAATAATCTACACCTTTAGGAAAATCAGTTAAAATTTCTTTTGCTGTTGTACGGTAATGTATCGAAGGATTAGAAGAATTCTCAAATTGTTGAGGAACCCAAGCACCTTCAATCGTTTCTGCTAATTCTTGTGCTTTTGCGATGGCACCTTTCATTCCTAATTCTTTTGGTGTCAAAACAAATTCAGCACCATAGGCTTCCATAATTTTACGACGCTCGATCGACATCGATTCGGGCATTGTAATGATCATTTTATACCCTTTAACAGCTGCTACAAATGACAACCCAATTCCTGTGTTTCCTGAAGTTGGCTCAATAACCGTTCCGCCAGGTTTTAAAATTCCAGCTTTTTCAGCATCTTCAATCATTGCTAAAGCAATACGATCTTTGATAGATCCTCCTGGATTTTGTTTTTCTAATTTGATATAGACACTGTGATTAGGAAATAAACGTGAAAGTTTAATAATTGGAGTATTTCCAATAGCTTCTAAAATATTATTTAAAATCATATCATTTATATTTAATTAGATGACATAATCATCTACTTGATTATTATTTTTTTGTTTGATGGTTGGTTGAAATTCTTGGTATACAATAGAATTTGGATCAATGCTTTTAGTAATCCAAACATTTCCACCAATAACTGAATTCTCACCAATGACAGTTGTTCCTCCTAAAATAGTTGCTCCTGCGTAAATAGTTACATTATCTTCAATTGTAGGATGGCGTTTTTGATCAGCTAAATCTTTAGATACATAAAATGCGCCAAGAGTTACGCCTTGATAAATTTTTACGTTGTCGCCAATTGTTGTGGTTTCTCCAATGACAATCCCAGTACCGTGATCGATATAAAAATTTTTTCCAATTGTCGCCCCTGGATGAATGTCAATCCCAGTTTGTTTATGGGCATATTCAGAAAAGAAACGTGGTAATATTGGAGTATCCAATTGATACAATATATGAGCTAATCGATGAACAGCAATCGCAAAAAATCCTGGGTAAGATAGGATGATTTCGATTTCAGATTTAGAAGCAGGATCATTATTAAAGAAAATAAAAATTAATTTTTCTAACTCGACTTTGATATCTTCAAGTTGATTAAAAAAAGTTGAAGTGATTGTTTCTGCTTTGTTTTCTGGTACGATACGAGTTAAGATTTCATAAAAACAATGGTTTACTTCCTCATAAGTATATCTTTTTTTGGGTTGGCTAAAGATTAAATCGTAAAGAATGGATTCAATGATTTTTTCGACTTCTTTTTTATTAAAAGGTAAACTGTATCGACTAAATGGACTCATTTAAATATTAATCTATAATCTCTATAAAATTAGTAGATATAATTCTAATGACCTTACAAATTCGCCAAAAAATGCGATTTTTTGTATGATTTAGAATTTCAAGATAGAATGTAATTTACACTATTGTAATCTGTATTAAATAATACTAGATAATATTTATTAAATACAGGATATTTTATATTGTTGATTAATAATGTTTTAAATATTTTGTGTTAAATTATTGAATAATTTTAAAATTATTCAATAATGGTGTTTTTTTTACACTAAAAAGTTATATTTTAGTAAAACAAAATCACTATTTATGAAAAACTATTTTTTATTCTCATTTTTCATGTTAATTGGATCATTAGTTTTTGGACAATCTCCAGTTGGAACTTGGAAAACAATTGATGACGAAACAGGTAAAGAGAAATCTTACGTTGAGATTTATGAGAAAGATGGTAAACTTTACGGAAAAGTTGCTAAGATTTTGACGAAAGGTAAAGAAGATGCAAAATGTGATAAATGTTCAGGTGCATTAAAAAATAAACCTATTCAAGGTATGGTTATTCTTTATGATTTAAAGAAAAGCGGTAATGAATGGACAGGAGGAAAAATATTAGATCCTAATTCAGGAAAAGAATATAAAGCCACAGTTAAGTTAAACGGTAAAGATAAATTAGACGTAAGAGGATACGTTGGAATTTCTTTAGTAGGTAGAACTCAGACTTGGGTAAAAGTAAAATAAAAAGGTTACTGAAGTAATCAAACCACAAAAACTCAAAACAAAACTC from Faecalibacter sp. LW9 encodes:
- the epsC gene encoding serine O-acetyltransferase EpsC, giving the protein MSPFSRYSLPFNKKEVEKIIESILYDLIFSQPKKRYTYEEVNHCFYEILTRIVPENKAETITSTFFNQLEDIKVELEKLIFIFFNNDPASKSEIEIILSYPGFFAIAVHRLAHILYQLDTPILPRFFSEYAHKQTGIDIHPGATIGKNFYIDHGTGIVIGETTTIGDNVKIYQGVTLGAFYVSKDLADQKRHPTIEDNVTIYAGATILGGTTVIGENSVIGGNVWITKSIDPNSIVYQEFQPTIKQKNNNQVDDYVI
- a CDS encoding DUF2147 domain-containing protein; translation: MKNYFLFSFFMLIGSLVFGQSPVGTWKTIDDETGKEKSYVEIYEKDGKLYGKVAKILTKGKEDAKCDKCSGALKNKPIQGMVILYDLKKSGNEWTGGKILDPNSGKEYKATVKLNGKDKLDVRGYVGISLVGRTQTWVKVK
- the cysK gene encoding cysteine synthase A; protein product: MILNNILEAIGNTPIIKLSRLFPNHSVYIKLEKQNPGGSIKDRIALAMIEDAEKAGILKPGGTVIEPTSGNTGIGLSFVAAVKGYKMIITMPESMSIERRKIMEAYGAEFVLTPKELGMKGAIAKAQELAETIEGAWVPQQFENSSNPSIHYRTTAKEILTDFPKGVDYLITGVGTGGHLTGIGKALKEVNAATKVFAVEPADSPVISGGQSGPHAIQGIGAGFIPTNLDTNVVDEAIQISKEEAYEFARKAAKEEGLFVGISTGASLAAVAKKLESLPADAKVLTVNYDTGERYLSVEGLF